Proteins encoded in a region of the Frondihabitans sp. 762G35 genome:
- the mutM gene encoding bifunctional DNA-formamidopyrimidine glycosylase/DNA-(apurinic or apyrimidinic site) lyase has translation MPELPEVEVVRAGLHPAVTGAVVDHVDVLEPRSLRRHAGPEADFVERLTGAVLLSAVRRGKFLWFPFAVPGGPVEALVAHLGMSGQVLLRSRDQVDDRLLRIRLDLVHPALGDVRLAFVDQRIFGSMALDDTEPTPDGRAAGYSSPTILGHDAEADAGSLHDHGPQEDRGWVTRIPHQVAHIARDPLDPAFDERAFVDRLLARRSGVKRALLDQGLVSGIGNIYADESLWAAKIHFDQPCSSLSRRRAALLLLEVKAVLFKALAEGGTSFDQQYVNVNGQSGYFSHSLNAYGQQGKPCPRCGTPISRVAFMNRSSHFCPRCQKLTT, from the coding sequence GTGCCGGAGCTCCCCGAGGTCGAGGTCGTGCGGGCCGGCCTCCACCCCGCCGTCACGGGTGCCGTCGTCGACCATGTCGACGTGCTCGAACCCCGGTCGCTGCGGCGGCACGCCGGCCCCGAGGCCGACTTCGTCGAGCGCCTCACGGGGGCCGTGCTCCTCTCGGCGGTCCGTCGCGGGAAGTTCCTCTGGTTCCCGTTCGCCGTGCCCGGCGGGCCGGTGGAGGCGCTCGTCGCCCACCTGGGGATGAGCGGGCAGGTGCTGCTCCGCTCGCGCGACCAGGTCGACGACCGCCTGCTGCGGATCCGACTCGACCTCGTGCATCCTGCGCTCGGGGACGTCCGCCTCGCCTTCGTCGACCAGCGCATCTTCGGGTCGATGGCGCTCGACGACACCGAGCCGACGCCCGACGGGCGCGCGGCCGGCTACTCGTCGCCGACGATCCTGGGCCACGACGCCGAGGCGGATGCGGGGTCGCTGCACGATCACGGCCCGCAGGAGGATCGGGGCTGGGTCACGCGGATCCCTCACCAGGTCGCGCACATCGCGCGCGACCCCCTCGACCCGGCCTTCGACGAGCGCGCCTTCGTCGACCGGCTCCTGGCGCGTCGCTCGGGCGTCAAGCGAGCGCTGCTCGATCAGGGGCTCGTCTCCGGGATCGGCAACATCTACGCCGACGAGTCGCTCTGGGCCGCGAAGATCCACTTCGACCAGCCCTGCTCGTCGCTGTCGCGGAGACGGGCGGCGCTGCTCCTGCTCGAGGTGAAGGCGGTGCTGTTCAAGGCCCTGGCCGAGGGCGGGACGAGCTTCGACCAGCAGTACGTGAACGTCAACGGGCAGTCGGGGTACTTCTCGCACAGCCTCAACGCGTACGGGCAGCAGGGGAAGCCGTGTCCTCGCTGCGGGACGCCGATCAGCCGGGTGGCGTTCATGAACCGGTCGTCGCACTTCTGTCCGAGGTGTCAGAAGCTCACGACCTGA
- the rnc gene encoding ribonuclease III, which translates to MSAKNQPVSESSDRADLVSFLDVAISPELLELALTHRSYAYEHGGIRNNERLEFLGDSILGQAVTVMLYRENPDLDEGDLAKRRASLVSTVALAEVADNIGLGRFILLGRGEELTGGRNKHSILADTVEAIIGATYLDAGPKAATGLVMRLIAPLLADPDRFGAAMDPKTSLQELASAQGRGMPNYVISDSGPDHDKRFHAIVRLGKDEIASGTGSSKKMAEMAAALEAWTTLSAPPSAPDAV; encoded by the coding sequence ATGAGCGCCAAGAATCAGCCCGTGTCAGAGTCCTCTGACCGGGCTGATCTCGTTTCGTTCCTCGACGTCGCGATCAGCCCAGAACTCCTCGAGCTCGCCCTCACCCACCGTTCGTACGCTTACGAGCACGGTGGCATCCGCAACAACGAGCGGCTCGAGTTCCTCGGCGACTCGATTCTGGGGCAGGCCGTCACGGTCATGCTCTACCGCGAGAACCCCGACCTCGACGAGGGAGACCTGGCCAAGCGGCGCGCGAGCCTCGTGTCGACGGTCGCGCTGGCCGAGGTGGCCGACAACATCGGTCTCGGCCGCTTCATCCTGCTCGGGCGGGGCGAGGAGCTCACCGGCGGGCGGAACAAGCACTCGATCCTCGCCGACACCGTGGAGGCCATCATCGGCGCCACCTACCTCGACGCCGGGCCGAAGGCCGCGACCGGTCTCGTCATGCGACTGATCGCGCCGCTCCTCGCCGATCCCGATCGCTTCGGTGCGGCGATGGACCCCAAGACGAGCCTGCAGGAGCTGGCGAGCGCCCAGGGTCGCGGCATGCCCAACTACGTCATCAGCGACTCCGGCCCCGACCACGACAAGCGGTTCCACGCGATCGTGCGCCTCGGCAAGGACGAGATCGCCTCCGGGACGGGCAGCAGCAAGAAGATGGCCGAGATGGCCGCCGCGCTCGAGGCCTGGACGACCCTCAGTGCGCCTCCTTCGGCGCCCGACGCCGTCTAG
- the rpmF gene encoding 50S ribosomal protein L32 has protein sequence MAVPKRKQSRSNTHARRSQWKATPVTLVKSIEGGKTVYSLPHRAKVVEDSAGTALYMEYKGRKVADV, from the coding sequence ATGGCCGTTCCCAAGAGGAAGCAGTCGCGCTCCAACACGCACGCTCGCCGTTCGCAGTGGAAGGCCACGCCTGTCACGCTCGTGAAGAGCATCGAAGGCGGCAAGACCGTCTACAGCCTCCCCCACCGCGCCAAGGTCGTGGAAGACAGCGCCGGCACCGCCCTGTACATGGAGTACAAGGGCCGTAAGGTCGCCGACGTCTGA
- a CDS encoding YceD family protein: MPHFEKTPYTVPVYDLMHRPGEMRESDLDVAAPTKMGEGLTAVRVGSPVDIDLKIESLHDGLLVSAHVSATAEGECSRCLKPIAQSVEVDFAELFAYSEDEAFDYQVQDDHVDLEPVVRDAVVLSLPFQPVCRPDCPGLDPETGERVEDLVDYHPREVLDPRWSALSQLVSDTVPTDADAEAHGDPKPTD; encoded by the coding sequence GTGCCTCATTTCGAAAAGACCCCCTATACCGTCCCGGTGTACGACCTGATGCACCGTCCGGGCGAGATGCGCGAGAGCGACCTCGACGTCGCTGCGCCGACGAAGATGGGCGAGGGGCTCACGGCCGTCCGCGTGGGCAGCCCGGTCGACATCGACCTCAAGATCGAGAGCCTCCACGACGGCCTCCTCGTCTCGGCCCACGTCTCGGCGACCGCCGAGGGGGAGTGCAGCCGATGCCTCAAACCCATCGCCCAGAGTGTCGAAGTCGATTTCGCCGAGCTTTTCGCGTACTCTGAAGACGAAGCTTTTGACTATCAGGTTCAAGACGATCACGTGGATCTTGAACCCGTCGTCAGAGACGCAGTGGTTCTTTCACTGCCCTTCCAGCCGGTATGCCGGCCGGACTGCCCAGGCCTCGACCCCGAAACGGGCGAGCGAGTGGAAGATCTGGTCGACTACCACCCCCGTGAAGTGCTCGATCCCCGGTGGTCGGCACTGAGCCAGCTCGTCAGCGACACCGTCCCCACGGACGCCGACGCGGAGGCCCACGGAGACCCCAAGCCCACCGACTAG
- a CDS encoding transglutaminase family protein, with protein MVDTLTRTPTSPASVRSGRPRSAEGGPRWGLVVVLWATLVLSLASLQPLFQGASWWLTAAFVAALVSAAAAGARALGWRPLVATAVGAVVGALASTAVASGGTAVLGVFPSAATVERIRLLVGQARDTIVGDQAPIPVQPSMLFVVVVAVAAAAVLIDLVAHVGRMPGLSGVVLVVVLVVPSFVPDVAPNWLWVVLAVIGYVAVLVVSTGRRLSRGALVTGVAAVAVAGVVTSVLPVSLVSPVTGLGTGIGISTGVNPVIDLGKDLRRGAPVTVLTYTTSAPQGTYLKLVDLVDFSGTTWSPASVRLDSRNSVDRLPAAPGIASATTRDTVTTDVAVSLLRSPYLPLPVPATTVTGIDDRWKYVDSSGVTIRSATEGSQGLDYKVTSRPVDPTPEQISASLGTTPADLAPYLKVDGVPASITSLAKRVTATASNRFDAAVDLQTYFRNGDFTYSEDTPVRGGYDGSGLDMVETFLQRKSGYCVHFASAMAVMARTLGIPSRIAVGFLPGDQVSPGSSSAWTVTSDDLHTWPELYFQGLGWIPFEPTVSLGTTSSYLQQTGTEPTAAPSTSAQPTAEPTTPASAPASSAATATPTTDASGSSSAQSPTSTALDGAQLGLPLGIAVLVLLALVPWWLRVSRRRRRLGQGPPDAALSAWLEVVDTARDLGLPVDPGATPQSTSALLDEALSRSGGRIPVRAALADLLAAVQAERFGGREADVGVHDDARTVIDGLRAASPVPVRVRATVAPRSLFAEQRPRPAE; from the coding sequence GTGGTTGACACCCTCACCCGGACTCCGACCAGCCCCGCCTCCGTGCGCTCCGGGCGACCCCGGAGCGCCGAGGGAGGACCCCGCTGGGGTCTCGTCGTGGTGCTCTGGGCGACGCTCGTCCTGTCGCTGGCGAGCCTCCAGCCTCTGTTCCAGGGGGCGTCCTGGTGGCTGACCGCGGCGTTCGTCGCCGCCCTCGTCTCCGCCGCCGCGGCCGGTGCGCGCGCTCTCGGCTGGAGGCCCCTCGTCGCCACCGCCGTCGGCGCCGTCGTCGGGGCGCTCGCGTCGACCGCCGTCGCCTCCGGCGGGACCGCCGTCCTCGGCGTGTTCCCCTCGGCGGCGACCGTCGAGCGGATCCGGCTCCTCGTCGGCCAGGCCCGCGACACGATCGTGGGCGATCAGGCGCCGATCCCGGTCCAACCGTCGATGCTCTTCGTCGTGGTCGTCGCCGTCGCGGCCGCGGCGGTGCTGATCGACCTCGTCGCCCATGTGGGGCGGATGCCCGGGCTGAGCGGCGTCGTGCTCGTCGTCGTCCTCGTCGTTCCCTCCTTCGTCCCCGACGTCGCACCGAACTGGCTCTGGGTCGTCCTCGCCGTGATCGGCTACGTGGCGGTGCTCGTCGTGTCGACGGGCCGACGTCTGTCTCGCGGGGCGCTCGTGACCGGTGTCGCGGCGGTCGCCGTCGCCGGCGTCGTCACGAGCGTCCTGCCGGTCTCGCTGGTCTCGCCCGTGACGGGCCTCGGCACCGGCATCGGGATCTCGACCGGCGTGAACCCGGTCATCGACCTCGGGAAGGACCTCCGCCGCGGCGCGCCCGTGACCGTCCTCACCTACACGACGTCGGCCCCGCAGGGCACCTACCTCAAGCTCGTCGACCTCGTCGACTTCTCGGGCACGACCTGGAGCCCCGCGTCGGTGCGTCTCGACAGCCGGAACTCCGTCGACCGTCTCCCCGCGGCTCCGGGCATCGCCAGCGCCACGACCCGCGACACGGTCACCACCGACGTGGCGGTCAGCCTGCTCCGCAGCCCGTACCTCCCCCTGCCGGTGCCTGCCACGACCGTGACGGGCATCGACGACCGCTGGAAGTACGTCGACTCGTCGGGCGTCACCATCCGGAGCGCCACGGAGGGCTCGCAGGGTCTCGACTACAAGGTCACCTCGCGGCCCGTCGACCCCACGCCCGAGCAGATCTCGGCGTCGCTCGGGACGACCCCCGCCGATCTGGCTCCGTACCTCAAGGTCGACGGCGTGCCCGCCTCCATCACGAGCCTGGCGAAGCGCGTGACGGCGACGGCGTCCAACCGCTTCGACGCGGCCGTCGACCTCCAGACCTACTTCCGGAACGGCGACTTCACCTACTCGGAGGACACTCCCGTCCGCGGCGGGTACGACGGCAGCGGCCTCGACATGGTGGAGACGTTCCTGCAGCGCAAGAGCGGCTACTGCGTGCACTTCGCCTCGGCCATGGCCGTCATGGCGCGCACTCTCGGCATCCCCTCGCGCATCGCCGTGGGCTTCCTCCCGGGAGACCAGGTCAGCCCGGGCTCCAGCAGCGCGTGGACCGTCACGAGCGACGACCTGCACACCTGGCCGGAGCTGTACTTCCAGGGGCTCGGCTGGATCCCGTTCGAGCCGACCGTCTCCCTCGGCACGACGTCCAGCTACCTGCAGCAGACCGGGACGGAGCCGACCGCCGCCCCGTCGACCTCGGCTCAGCCGACGGCCGAGCCGACCACGCCGGCCTCGGCCCCCGCGTCGTCCGCCGCCACGGCCACACCGACGACCGACGCGTCCGGCTCGTCGTCGGCGCAGAGCCCGACCTCGACGGCCCTCGACGGTGCCCAGCTCGGCCTGCCGCTGGGCATCGCCGTCCTCGTGCTGCTCGCCCTCGTCCCGTGGTGGCTGCGCGTCTCGCGGCGACGACGGCGCCTCGGGCAGGGGCCCCCCGACGCCGCCCTCTCGGCCTGGCTCGAGGTGGTCGACACGGCGAGAGACCTCGGTCTCCCGGTCGACCCTGGGGCGACCCCGCAGTCGACATCCGCTCTCCTCGACGAGGCCCTGTCCCGCTCCGGCGGCAGGATCCCGGTCCGCGCCGCCCTGGCCGACCTGCTCGCCGCCGTCCAGGCCGAACGCTTCGGAGGCCGAGAGGCCGACGTCGGGGTGCACGACGACGCCCGCACGGTGATCGACGGGCTGCGGGCGGCGTCCCCGGTGCCGGTGCGCGTCCGGGCTACCGTCGCGCCGAGGAGCCTCTTCGCGGAACAGCGCCCGCGTCCAGCCGAGTGA
- a CDS encoding DUF58 domain-containing protein has product MAALVAGVAVGTIGSFLTSAPLVFGGVVLVMLVVATVVSLAVRTPELVVSRRFAPDRAVAGWSVVETMTIRRREPGGSVTLRVRDTLSWRTMATDESVVATLERGASVEAAFEHDDLPRGRHRVGPARIEVIEAFGLAQRLVTVPGRGELVVVPEVVSVGRGRESRSLGEGSRQRRDHSAAGGQDDPITREYRRGDPMRRVHWKASARQGELMVRQEEQHGLPSARVVLPVRSENWRDAHPALGSGEPVSDGFEWAVSQAASIALEYGMAGSQTRVVSLTGGTVALHDPSMTPVFLDHLADLRLDDAAEIDERTPEPSPREPVIAVVSSLSRLDLDLLSQARGPGVPGVALVVHLDAHPLTPDDRSVDSPTAVASLLRESGWQVVEADSTADRAEVLATRGVLGG; this is encoded by the coding sequence GTGGCCGCGCTCGTCGCCGGTGTCGCCGTGGGCACGATCGGCTCGTTCCTCACCTCCGCACCGCTGGTCTTCGGCGGCGTCGTCCTCGTGATGCTCGTCGTCGCGACGGTCGTGAGCCTCGCCGTCCGCACGCCGGAGCTCGTCGTGTCGCGACGGTTCGCCCCCGACCGCGCCGTCGCCGGCTGGTCCGTCGTCGAGACGATGACCATCCGCCGGCGGGAGCCCGGTGGGTCCGTGACGCTGCGCGTCCGCGACACGCTCTCCTGGCGCACGATGGCCACCGACGAGTCGGTCGTGGCGACCCTGGAGCGGGGCGCGTCGGTCGAGGCGGCGTTCGAGCACGACGACCTGCCCCGGGGTCGACACCGGGTGGGCCCCGCCCGGATCGAGGTGATCGAGGCCTTCGGTCTGGCTCAGCGTCTCGTCACGGTCCCCGGTCGCGGCGAGCTCGTCGTCGTGCCGGAGGTCGTGTCGGTCGGACGGGGCCGCGAGTCGCGCTCCCTCGGCGAGGGCTCGAGGCAGCGCCGCGACCACAGCGCGGCGGGAGGTCAGGACGACCCGATCACCCGCGAGTACCGCCGCGGCGACCCGATGCGGCGCGTCCACTGGAAGGCCAGTGCGCGTCAGGGCGAGCTGATGGTCCGGCAGGAGGAGCAGCACGGTCTTCCCAGCGCCCGGGTCGTCCTGCCGGTGCGCAGCGAGAACTGGCGCGACGCGCATCCTGCCCTCGGTTCCGGCGAGCCCGTCAGCGACGGCTTCGAGTGGGCGGTCTCGCAGGCCGCGTCGATCGCTCTCGAGTACGGCATGGCAGGATCCCAGACGCGCGTGGTCAGCCTGACCGGGGGCACGGTCGCGCTCCACGATCCCTCCATGACGCCGGTCTTCCTCGACCACCTCGCCGACCTCCGCCTCGACGACGCCGCCGAGATCGACGAGCGCACGCCGGAGCCGTCGCCGCGAGAGCCCGTGATCGCCGTCGTGTCGAGTCTGAGCCGGCTCGACCTCGATCTCCTCTCTCAGGCGCGGGGCCCCGGAGTCCCGGGTGTGGCGCTCGTGGTGCACCTCGACGCCCACCCGCTGACGCCGGACGACCGGTCCGTCGACTCTCCGACCGCGGTGGCGTCGCTCCTCCGGGAGTCCGGCTGGCAGGTCGTCGAGGCCGACTCGACCGCCGATCGGGCAGAGGTCCTCGCCACCCGTGGGGTCCTCGGTGGTTGA